Proteins found in one Lycium ferocissimum isolate CSIRO_LF1 chromosome 6, AGI_CSIRO_Lferr_CH_V1, whole genome shotgun sequence genomic segment:
- the LOC132058816 gene encoding uncharacterized protein LOC132058816 isoform X1: MEGVGARFGRQSTRYGPTTVFTGPVRRWKKKWIHVSSVKKTTVTNGGVNGNNNGSHLMFLKWTPITNNNTSTEKDIGEDGVVSIDEPRKRKFNRLVFLLYLSNVRIARIIFCIFSLSQGLLLIALLEDLKNESDQDEDEAEPVEADANTGEPTSQADDCDEKPDINNVPMEENQDPEDKPPERQDLNESTLDLSLGFTAHEENDADSKTNQTKDGKLDRVNSSSTG; the protein is encoded by the exons ATGGAAGGAGTAGGTGCTAGATTCGGCCGGCAATCAACTCGGTACGGTCCAACCACTGTATTTACCGGTCCGGTTCGTAGATGGAAGAAAAAGTGGATCCACGTCAGCTCGGTTAAAAAGACCACGGTAACTAACGGTGGAGTTAACGGAAATAATAACGGTTCTCATCTCATGTTTCTCAAGTGGACTCCAATTACTAATAACAACACTAGTACTGAAAAGGATATTGGTGAAGACGGTGTCGTTTCGATTGATGAACCACGCAAGCGTAAATTCAA CAGATTGGTCTTCTTGTTGTACTTGAGTAATGTGCGGATTGCCagaattattttttgtatattttccCTCAGTCAGGGGTTGCTTCTG ATCGCTCTGCTTGAAGATCTAAAGAATGAGTCAGACCAGGATGAGGATGAAGCTGAACCAGTGGAGGCTGACGCAAATACCGGGGAGCCAACATCTCAAGCTGATGATTGTGATGAAAAACCTGACATCAATAATGTGCCAATGGAAGAAAATCAG GATCCAGAGGATAAACCTCCAGAAAGACAAGATTTAAATGAAAGCACTTTGGACTTATCATTGGGTTTCACGGCTCATGAGGAAAACGATGCTGACTCGAAAACAAATCAGACGAAAGACGGTAAATTGGACAGAGTGAACTCCAGTAGCACTGGGTAA
- the LOC132058816 gene encoding uncharacterized protein LOC132058816 isoform X4 gives MEGVGARFGRQSTRYGPTTVFTGPVRRWKKKWIHVSSVKKTTVTNGGVNGNNNGSHLMFLKWTPITNNNTSTEKDIGEDGVVSIDEPRKRKFNRLVFLLYLSNVRIARIIFCIFSLSQGLLLIALLEDLKNESDQDEDEAEPVEADANTGEPTSQADDCDEKPDINNVPMEENQMNTLMLTREVLVIHYWTIG, from the exons ATGGAAGGAGTAGGTGCTAGATTCGGCCGGCAATCAACTCGGTACGGTCCAACCACTGTATTTACCGGTCCGGTTCGTAGATGGAAGAAAAAGTGGATCCACGTCAGCTCGGTTAAAAAGACCACGGTAACTAACGGTGGAGTTAACGGAAATAATAACGGTTCTCATCTCATGTTTCTCAAGTGGACTCCAATTACTAATAACAACACTAGTACTGAAAAGGATATTGGTGAAGACGGTGTCGTTTCGATTGATGAACCACGCAAGCGTAAATTCAA CAGATTGGTCTTCTTGTTGTACTTGAGTAATGTGCGGATTGCCagaattattttttgtatattttccCTCAGTCAGGGGTTGCTTCTG ATCGCTCTGCTTGAAGATCTAAAGAATGAGTCAGACCAGGATGAGGATGAAGCTGAACCAGTGGAGGCTGACGCAAATACCGGGGAGCCAACATCTCAAGCTGATGATTGTGATGAAAAACCTGACATCAATAATGTGCCAATGGAAGAAAATCAG ATGAACACTTTGATGTTGACAAGGGAAGTTTTGGTCATCCATTATTGGACTATTGGGTAG
- the LOC132058816 gene encoding uncharacterized protein LOC132058816 isoform X3 has protein sequence MEGVGARFGRQSTRYGPTTVFTGPVRRWKKKWIHVSSVKKTTVTNGGVNGNNNGSHLMFLKWTPITNNNTSTEKDIGEDGVVSIDEPRKRKFKYIPIALLEDLKNESDQDEDEAEPVEADANTGEPTSQADDCDEKPDINNVPMEENQDPEDKPPERQDLNESTLDLSLGFTAHEENDADSKTNQTKDGKLDRVNSSSTG, from the exons ATGGAAGGAGTAGGTGCTAGATTCGGCCGGCAATCAACTCGGTACGGTCCAACCACTGTATTTACCGGTCCGGTTCGTAGATGGAAGAAAAAGTGGATCCACGTCAGCTCGGTTAAAAAGACCACGGTAACTAACGGTGGAGTTAACGGAAATAATAACGGTTCTCATCTCATGTTTCTCAAGTGGACTCCAATTACTAATAACAACACTAGTACTGAAAAGGATATTGGTGAAGACGGTGTCGTTTCGATTGATGAACCACGCAAGCGTAAATTCAAGTATATTCCG ATCGCTCTGCTTGAAGATCTAAAGAATGAGTCAGACCAGGATGAGGATGAAGCTGAACCAGTGGAGGCTGACGCAAATACCGGGGAGCCAACATCTCAAGCTGATGATTGTGATGAAAAACCTGACATCAATAATGTGCCAATGGAAGAAAATCAG GATCCAGAGGATAAACCTCCAGAAAGACAAGATTTAAATGAAAGCACTTTGGACTTATCATTGGGTTTCACGGCTCATGAGGAAAACGATGCTGACTCGAAAACAAATCAGACGAAAGACGGTAAATTGGACAGAGTGAACTCCAGTAGCACTGGGTAA
- the LOC132058818 gene encoding probable carboxylesterase SOBER1-like: protein MKLVPLLKPFLVVVITFGFTIVFVLHFEPTNPKKSDPMARSFVLWLHGLGDSGPANEPIKTLFTSPQFKNTEWSFPSAPSTPVTCNYGAVMPSWFDIHEIPVTASSPKDESGLLKAVKNVHAMIDKEIDAGTSPNNVFVCGFSQGGALTLASVLLYPKTLGGGAVFSGWVPFNSSILEQQTPEAKKTPILWSHGMADRTVLFEAGQAGPPFLERAGMTCEFKAYPGLAHSINDEELKNLESWIKTRLQSNS from the exons ATGAAATTGGTTCCATTACTAAAACCCTTTTTAGTTGTTGTAATCACTTTTGGTTTCACCATTGTCTTTGTGCTACACTTTGAGCCAACAAATCCAAAAAAATCTGACCCCATGGCTAGAAGTTTTGTTCTTTGGCTACATGGTTTGGGTGATTCTGGCCCTGCAAATGAACCAATTAAGACATTATTCACTTCCCCTCAATTCAAGAACACAGAATGGTCTTTCCCTTCTGCTCCTTCCACCCCAGTTACCTGCAACT ATGGAGCGGTCATGCCCTCATGGTTTGACATTCATGAAATACCAGTGACAGCT AGCTCGCCAAAAGATGAGAGTGGTTTGCTCAAAGCGGTTAAGAATGTTCATGCAATGATCGATAAAGAGATCGATGCTGGCACTAGTCCTAATAATGTTTTCGTATGTGGATTTAGTCAAGgag GTGCCTTGACGTTAGCAAGTGTTCTTCTGTACCCAAAAACTCTAGGAGGAGGTGCCGTGTTTAGCGGATGGGTCCCCTTTAATTCTTCTATATTAGAGCAACAAACTCCTGAAGCTAAAAAG ACCCCTATTTTGTGGTCTCATGGTATGGCTGATAGGACGGTATTGTTTGAAGCCGGACAAGCAGGGCCGCCTTTCCTGGAGCGAGCTGGTATGACTTGCGAATTCAAG GCTTACCCTGGTCTTGCTCATTCGATAAACGATGAGGAGTTGAAGAACTTGGAATCGTGGATCAAGACTCGTCTTCAAAGCAATTCTTAA
- the LOC132058816 gene encoding uncharacterized protein LOC132058816 isoform X2, which yields MEGVGARFGRQSTRYGPTTVFTGPVRRWKKKWIHVSSVKKTTVTNGGVNGNNNGSHLMFLKWTPITNNNTSTEKDIGEDGVVSIDEPRKRKFKLVFLLYLSNVRIARIIFCIFSLSQGLLLIALLEDLKNESDQDEDEAEPVEADANTGEPTSQADDCDEKPDINNVPMEENQDPEDKPPERQDLNESTLDLSLGFTAHEENDADSKTNQTKDGKLDRVNSSSTG from the exons ATGGAAGGAGTAGGTGCTAGATTCGGCCGGCAATCAACTCGGTACGGTCCAACCACTGTATTTACCGGTCCGGTTCGTAGATGGAAGAAAAAGTGGATCCACGTCAGCTCGGTTAAAAAGACCACGGTAACTAACGGTGGAGTTAACGGAAATAATAACGGTTCTCATCTCATGTTTCTCAAGTGGACTCCAATTACTAATAACAACACTAGTACTGAAAAGGATATTGGTGAAGACGGTGTCGTTTCGATTGATGAACCACGCAAGCGTAAATTCAA ATTGGTCTTCTTGTTGTACTTGAGTAATGTGCGGATTGCCagaattattttttgtatattttccCTCAGTCAGGGGTTGCTTCTG ATCGCTCTGCTTGAAGATCTAAAGAATGAGTCAGACCAGGATGAGGATGAAGCTGAACCAGTGGAGGCTGACGCAAATACCGGGGAGCCAACATCTCAAGCTGATGATTGTGATGAAAAACCTGACATCAATAATGTGCCAATGGAAGAAAATCAG GATCCAGAGGATAAACCTCCAGAAAGACAAGATTTAAATGAAAGCACTTTGGACTTATCATTGGGTTTCACGGCTCATGAGGAAAACGATGCTGACTCGAAAACAAATCAGACGAAAGACGGTAAATTGGACAGAGTGAACTCCAGTAGCACTGGGTAA
- the LOC132058817 gene encoding mitochondrial pyruvate carrier 4: protein MATSKLQALWNHPAGPKTIHFWAPTFKWGISIANIADFAKPPEKISLPQQIAVTATGLIWSRYSLVITPKNWNLFSVNVAMAGTGMYQLSRKIQHEYFNEEQQPALAKE, encoded by the exons ATGGCCACTTCAAAACTCCAGGCTCTATGGAATCATCCTGCTGGCCCAAAAACAA TTCATTTCTGGGCACCGACCTTCAAGTGGGGCATCAGTATTGCAAATATTGCAGACTTCGCTAAACCTCCTGAAAAGATTTCATTACCTCAACAAATAG CGGTTACAGCAACTGGACTTATATGGTCTCGCTATAGTTTGGTAATTACTCCG AAAAACTGGAATCTCTTTAGCGTAAATGTTGCAATGGCTGGGACAGGCATGTACCAGCTTTCACGAAAAATCCA GCATGAATATTTTAACGAGGAGCAACAACCTGCGCTAGCTAAAGAATGA